Below is a window of Hyalangium ruber DNA.
GAACAACGGCGGCGGCCCGGCGTGCCTGCGCCAGCGCATCTGGCTCACGGAGGAGGAGCGGGCCGCGGTGAAGGCCAACGTCTTCTACTCCCCTGCCCTACACGAGTCGCTCGCCGCCTGGGTGAGGAAGCATTACCGGGAGACGATGTACGCGAAGGATCTGCAGGATCCGAAGCTCGCGCGGGAGACGATGACGGCGCTCGATGAGCTGACGGGCATCCTCCAGCTCGGCAGCGTTTACGACTTCCAGCGCTGAGACGCATGTCCGGCCGCCCCCCGAGGCACACGCTCGGGGCTGGTGGCCTGAACGGTGGAGCTGACGCACCTTTTCAGGAGAGGAGGTGCGTCATGGGCGACGCGGGATTCCTGACCTTGATCATGGTGCTGGCCGTCATCTGGTACGCCTCGATGCGGATGCACATGCCCCACCTGCACCACTGAGCGCCGAGCTCAAGGCACGCTCAGTCGTGCAGGCCCGCCAGGAAGTCCGAGAAGCTTTCCGCCAGCGGATAGAGATCGCACTCGACCGAGACGAGGACAATCCGAGGAGGGAGGGAACCCTCCCTGTAGTCGAAGCACACGGACTCGCCCCCGGGAGTCGAGGCGAACGGATAGATCCCCTTGGGAACATGCGGCTTCAAGGCTTGATAGACGCCAAGCGCCAGGTATCCCTCCCGCCCCTCGTCCCGGGTGACGGTCAGCAGTTCGTTGATTGCGCTTTCCGATGTCGCGCCAACGCTGAAGACATTGGGCTGAGGTGTCATGCCTTGGTACTCGCTCACCAGTTCCTTGTACTCTTTGGGGAGAGTGACACCCCACTCCCGCTCGAGCGCCTCGATTTCATGAGGCTTCGCGGCTCGGGGCTCACCCCAGACGTAAGGCCGCCAGACGATCTCGCGGTTCCGCGTCATCTCGGGTATCCCCCGCCCCAGATCGCCATGCCGCCCGTATGAGGAATGGAGAGCCGGTGCTCCCCCTCTAGGATGAGCTGCATGCGCCCGACGTCCTGATGGTGATGCCACCTGTAGCCAGCTGGCGCCGTATTCAACGTGGGGAGCGTGCCAGCCTCGGCTCCGGTGAACCCCAACTGTTTCGCAAGCCCTGAATCCTGTTGGATGGCTTGGGAGAGCCTCTCATTCGCGGCCCTGAAGTGCGCCTGGGGCTTCCCAGTCCCTATATGCACATCGTCGATCAGGGTTTCGAACTTCGGCTCGAACTCTGGGAATCCATCCTTGTCGAAGCGGAGGGTGTTCCTGCCGTCAGTCATCGTCTGCCCTGCGCGGTTCCTTCCCAGGTTCGGAATAAGAGTTGGAGGCTCC
It encodes the following:
- a CDS encoding SMI1/KNR4 family protein; the encoded protein is MTRNREIVWRPYVWGEPRAAKPHEIEALEREWGVTLPKEYKELVSEYQGMTPQPNVFSVGATSESAINELLTVTRDEGREGYLALGVYQALKPHVPKGIYPFASTPGGESVCFDYREGSLPPRIVLVSVECDLYPLAESFSDFLAGLHD